A genomic stretch from Carassius auratus strain Wakin chromosome 35, ASM336829v1, whole genome shotgun sequence includes:
- the LOC113054227 gene encoding C-type lectin domain family 6 member A-like codes for MSGHYNEGLDTGSIMDSEGRIEKEVDIYVSAEAVRDMKHKKDKEDFDNQTPTTQTPQLTGSDSVRKRSSRAAVVCLVLLCVLLLTAVIVLCVTLTQERQQLISKNENLINEREQLILKNTNLTDEREQLILKITNLTSELWTCVNWTCYQSSFYYMSKENKTWTESRRYCTERGADLIIINNRQEQDFIHNMSGNGIFYIGLTDREVEGTWKWVDNTTHVLTSGFWAQGEPNGNQQYDEDCVVTVAVPPPEWSNRVGWLDVACNKPYQWICEKRISKFILP; via the exons ATGTCTGGGCATTATAATGAAGGTTTGGACACAGGTTCGATAATGGACTCAGAAGGCAGAATAGAGAAGGAGGTTGATATCTATGTGAGTGCTGAGGCTGTAAGAGATATGAAACATAAGAAAGACAAAGAGGATTTTGACAACCAAACACCGACAACCCAAACACCTCAACTCACAG GAAGTGATTCAGTGAGGAAGAGAAGCTCCAGAGCAGCTGTAGTGTGTTTGGtgctgctgtgtgttcttctgctgactgcagtcaTAGTGCTGTGTGTCACACTCACTCAAGAGAGACAACAGCTCATATCTAAGAATGAAAACCTGAtcaatgagagagagcagctaatactcaagaacacaaacctgaccgATGAGAGAGAGCAGCTAATACTCAAGATCACAAACCTGACCAGTGAACTTTGGACCTGTG TTAATTGGACTTGCTATCAATCCAGTTTTTACTACATGTCCAAAGAGAATAAGACCTGGACTGAGAGCAGAAGATACTgtacagagagaggagcagatctgatcatcataaACAACAGACAGGAACAA GATTTCATTCACAACATGTCTGGTAATGGTATATTTTATATTGGCCTGACTGACAGAGAAGTGGAGGGCACATGGAAATGGGTTGATAACACCACACATGTTCTCACCTCTGG CTTCTGGGCGCAAGGAGAGCCAAATGGAAACCAACAATATGATGAGGACTGTGTTGTGACTGTAGCTGTGCCTCCACCAGAGTGGAGTAATAGAGTAGGGTGGCTTGATGTTGCATGTAATAAACCATATCAATGGATCTGTGAGAAGAGGATTTCAAAGTTCATTCTGCCATAG